In Campylobacter vulpis, a genomic segment contains:
- a CDS encoding HTH domain-containing protein, producing the protein MSGKLTYKELAIEILKEAKKPLSVNEIWEKSCEMGLEKKFPNLGKTPIASLAAYIYVNIKTKRENSTFIKATQKPTTFWLRARQNELATLNLSEEKEVRLEKTKFNERDLHPLLVKFLYENLDFRLNSKTIYHEKSKKSESGKDKWNYPDVVGVYFPYGEYQNETLGLLESLKLNSYKIFSFELKISINFSNLKESYFQAVSNSSWANEGYLVVLKELDSEVLSELRRLNQSFGIGVIQLDGSEISNSKIVLSAKEKALDMQTIDMLVSQNKDFKEFIGDINKQIKVGNNIKIQSSFDKIKSDEEMAKYLKEKHILEG; encoded by the coding sequence ATGTCTGGAAAATTAACTTATAAAGAATTAGCAATTGAGATTTTAAAAGAAGCTAAAAAACCCTTAAGTGTCAATGAAATTTGGGAAAAATCTTGTGAGATGGGGTTAGAGAAAAAATTTCCTAATCTAGGCAAAACGCCCATTGCTAGTTTAGCAGCGTATATTTATGTCAATATAAAAACAAAGCGTGAAAACTCCACTTTCATCAAAGCGACGCAAAAACCTACAACTTTTTGGCTAAGAGCAAGACAAAATGAACTTGCGACTTTAAACTTAAGCGAAGAAAAAGAAGTGAGACTTGAAAAAACTAAATTTAATGAAAGGGATTTGCACCCCTTGCTTGTGAAATTTCTTTATGAAAATCTTGATTTTCGCTTAAATTCCAAGACCATTTACCACGAGAAAAGCAAAAAAAGCGAGAGTGGCAAGGATAAGTGGAATTACCCTGATGTTGTGGGGGTGTATTTTCCTTATGGGGAGTATCAAAATGAAACTTTAGGGCTTTTAGAAAGTTTGAAACTCAATAGCTATAAAATCTTTTCTTTTGAGCTTAAAATTAGCATTAATTTTTCAAATTTAAAAGAGTCTTATTTTCAAGCGGTGAGTAATTCTAGCTGGGCAAATGAGGGTTATTTAGTGGTTTTAAAAGAGCTTGATAGTGAGGTTTTAAGTGAGCTTAGACGGCTTAATCAAAGTTTTGGTATAGGTGTAATACAGCTTGATGGCAGCGAAATTTCAAATTCTAAAATCGTTTTAAGTGCAAAAGAAAAAGCTTTAGATATGCAAACTATCGATATGCTTGTAAGTCAAAATAAGGACTTTAAAGAATTTATCGGAGATATTAATAAGCAAATTAAGGTTGGTAATAATATCAAAATTCAATCAAGTTTTGATAAGATTAAAAGCGATGAGGAAATGGCAAAATATCTTAAAGAAAAGCATATTTTGGAGGGATAG
- a CDS encoding NAD-dependent epimerase/dehydratase family protein, which produces MLKDSLIYVAGHRGTAGSAILEGLLKQGFNNIITKTHAELDLTNQKAVEEFFASQKIEFVFLAAAKLAHLGQFEPALVLYENLMIQNNILNASFKNGVKKLLFFGSAWMYPKNATNPIKEDTLLSDKLDSVATPYALAKIAGVKLCEAYNDEFKTEFLSLALANLYGQTKDFNFKTAKVLPAMLRKFHLAKLLSQNDEKGVLEDIWLRDSLKLNNLSEAKEYLAKFGVSERSVEIWGSGKVRREFIHSEDLADAAVYIMQNISFKQIKSENSHLNVGSGEVLSIRELASLIRDIVGFEGDLVFNTSKPDSTMDRVLDNSKINALGWKAKINLKEGVQMMYQWYLKNENVKK; this is translated from the coding sequence GTGCTTAAAGATAGCTTAATCTATGTCGCAGGACATAGGGGCACAGCTGGAAGTGCCATACTCGAGGGACTTCTAAAACAAGGCTTTAATAATATCATCACAAAAACCCACGCCGAACTTGACTTGACAAATCAAAAGGCAGTGGAAGAATTTTTTGCTTCACAAAAGATAGAATTTGTCTTCTTAGCGGCGGCAAAGTTAGCGCATCTTGGTCAATTTGAACCCGCTTTGGTTTTATATGAAAATTTAATGATACAAAATAATATTCTAAATGCTAGTTTTAAAAACGGAGTTAAAAAATTACTCTTTTTTGGTTCCGCTTGGATGTATCCTAAAAATGCGACAAATCCTATCAAAGAAGATACGCTTTTAAGCGATAAGTTAGATAGTGTAGCCACGCCCTATGCCTTAGCTAAAATTGCTGGAGTTAAGCTTTGCGAGGCTTATAATGATGAATTTAAAACGGAGTTTTTAAGTTTAGCCTTAGCAAATTTATATGGACAAACGAAAGATTTTAACTTTAAAACAGCTAAGGTTTTACCCGCTATGCTTAGAAAATTTCATCTAGCTAAACTCTTAAGTCAAAACGATGAAAAAGGCGTTTTAGAGGATATTTGGCTAAGAGATAGCTTAAAATTAAACAATTTGAGCGAGGCTAAGGAGTATTTAGCTAAGTTTGGCGTAAGTGAAAGAAGCGTGGAAATTTGGGGAAGTGGCAAGGTAAGGAGGGAATTTATCCATAGTGAGGATTTAGCAGATGCTGCGGTTTATATTATGCAAAATATTAGCTTTAAGCAAATTAAGAGCGAAAATTCACATCTTAATGTAGGCTCTGGGGAGGTTTTAAGCATTAGGGAATTAGCCTCTTTGATAAGGGATATTGTGGGTTTTGAGGGCGATCTTGTTTTTAATACTTCTAAACCTGATAGCACTATGGATAGGGTGCTTGATAATTCTAAAATCAATGCTTTAGGCTGGAAAGCAAAAATTAATCTTAAAGAAGGAGTTCAAATGATGTATCAGTGGTATTTAAAAAATGAAAATGTTAAAAAATAA
- a CDS encoding aminotransferase class V-fold PLP-dependent enzyme, with product MQIEDLKKDIILRKNTLYLDFAASALALKSVEKRIRAILPFYANTHSESSLNAFKMQKLYEEARTSIKKSLNLSEDFALIACGTGSSGAIKKFQELLGLYAPPVLKQKYFSQSDPKSLPLVLVGPYEHHSNELSFREALCECVRVPLDKQEGIDFSFLEQVLKQNEKREIIASFSLASNVTGILSDYEKIADLVRKYGGLVAFDAASFIPYKNIPCKFYDALFISTHKLIGGVGSCGLLVVKKALCGSKPSFAAGGTVGYVSRTSQNYLCNEENLEEAGTPGILQLIRAALAFEIKDKIGLKNIEKKEKILKNYFFKKCQEIPNLELYAKNLTHRLPIFSFNIKHLSPFDLAYDLSKRFHIETRAGCACAGPYGHDLLHLEDNQKLNFKPGWLRVSFHYTHEKEDIDSFFKALQESIARLSF from the coding sequence TTGCAAATTGAGGATTTAAAAAAAGACATCATTTTGCGTAAAAATACGCTTTATTTGGACTTTGCAGCGAGTGCTTTAGCACTTAAAAGTGTAGAAAAACGCATAAGAGCCATTTTACCTTTTTATGCAAATACTCATTCAGAAAGCTCCCTTAATGCCTTTAAAATGCAAAAACTCTACGAAGAAGCAAGAACTAGCATTAAAAAAAGTTTAAATTTAAGCGAAGATTTCGCCTTAATTGCTTGTGGGACGGGTAGTAGTGGGGCGATTAAGAAATTTCAAGAACTTTTGGGACTTTACGCACCTCCTGTCTTAAAACAAAAATATTTTAGCCAAAGCGATCCTAAATCCCTCCCGCTCGTGCTTGTAGGACCTTATGAGCATCATTCTAACGAGCTTTCCTTTAGAGAAGCCCTTTGTGAATGCGTAAGAGTGCCGCTAGATAAGCAAGAAGGCATTGATTTTAGCTTTTTAGAGCAGGTTTTAAAGCAAAATGAAAAAAGAGAAATTATCGCAAGCTTTTCCCTCGCCTCCAATGTAACGGGGATTTTGAGCGATTATGAAAAAATTGCAGACCTAGTGCGAAAATATGGCGGTTTAGTTGCCTTTGACGCTGCTAGTTTTATCCCCTATAAAAATATCCCTTGTAAATTCTACGATGCCCTTTTTATCAGCACCCACAAACTCATAGGCGGGGTAGGATCGTGCGGACTTTTAGTCGTCAAAAAAGCTCTATGCGGCTCTAAACCAAGCTTTGCTGCTGGAGGCACGGTTGGTTATGTTTCACGCACTTCGCAAAATTATCTTTGCAATGAAGAAAATTTAGAAGAAGCTGGAACACCCGGAATTTTACAGCTCATACGTGCAGCCTTAGCCTTTGAAATCAAAGATAAAATAGGGCTTAAAAACATAGAAAAAAAGGAAAAAATCTTAAAAAATTATTTCTTTAAAAAATGCCAAGAAATCCCAAATTTAGAACTTTACGCTAAGAATTTAACACATAGACTTCCCATTTTTTCTTTTAACATTAAACATCTTTCGCCTTTTGATTTAGCCTATGATTTAAGTAAGCGTTTTCACATCGAAACGAGGGCTGGTTGTGCTTGTGCGGGACCATATGGACACGATTTGCTTCACTTAGAAGATAATCAAAAACTTAATTTTAAACCGGGTTGGCTTCGAGTTAGCTTTCATTATACGCACGAAAAAGAGGACATTGACAGCTTTTTCAAAGCCTTGCAAGAAAGCATTGCAAGGCTTAGTTTTTAA
- the hisH gene encoding imidazole glycerol phosphate synthase subunit HisH yields the protein MKLYIIDTACANLASLKFSLERLGFKAEISRDLKELEKADKLFLPGVGTAATAMRNLNEFKLCEFIKNTQKPLLGICLGLQILGELSEELEQKTLGIMPFKTLKFEEKENFSLPHMGWNEVESENELFKDLNGAYFYFVHSYCVGLNDYTIATCEYSKLFSAAVKKGNFYGVQFHPERSGEAGELLLKNFILL from the coding sequence ATGAAACTTTACATCATTGATACAGCTTGTGCGAATTTGGCGAGTTTGAAATTTAGCCTTGAAAGACTAGGCTTTAAGGCGGAGATTTCAAGGGATTTAAAAGAACTTGAAAAAGCGGATAAGCTCTTTTTGCCCGGTGTTGGCACAGCAGCGACAGCGATGAGAAATTTAAATGAATTTAAGCTTTGCGAATTTATTAAAAATACGCAAAAACCTCTTCTTGGCATTTGTTTGGGATTGCAGATTTTAGGGGAATTGAGTGAAGAATTAGAGCAAAAAACGCTTGGTATTATGCCGTTTAAAACCTTGAAATTTGAGGAAAAAGAGAACTTTTCCCTGCCGCATATGGGGTGGAATGAGGTTGAAAGTGAAAATGAGCTTTTTAAAGACTTAAATGGGGCTTATTTTTACTTCGTGCATAGTTATTGTGTGGGGTTAAATGACTATACTATCGCTACTTGTGAGTATTCTAAGCTTTTTAGTGCGGCTGTGAAAAAGGGGAATTTTTACGGCGTGCAGTTTCACCCTGAGCGAAGTGGTGAGGCAGGAGAGCTTTTGCTAAAAAATTTTATTTTATTGTAG
- a CDS encoding basic amino acid ABC transporter substrate-binding protein produces MKKIFSIFLVALTSLFVVACGDSKTPTPSADTNVSLSLKVGTAPNYKPFDYKEDAKLTGLDIDLVNEIAKREGIELTWVEMSFDGLIPALKTGKIDMIASAMSATEERRKSVDFSDVYYTTKNLYIKKKDNEALNSKEDLEGKIIGVQLGTLQEPAAKAIKDTKVQSNESLSVMIMELKEGKIDAVIADKDVAKGFLKENADLIEFFEEEDGSEGFSFAFDKDKQKEAIEKFNKGLKDLKADGTYDKILAKYELN; encoded by the coding sequence ATGAAGAAAATATTTTCTATTTTTTTGGTGGCTTTAACAAGTCTTTTTGTTGTTGCTTGCGGTGATTCTAAAACTCCTACGCCTAGTGCTGATACGAATGTAAGCTTAAGTTTGAAGGTTGGTACAGCACCTAATTATAAACCTTTCGATTATAAAGAAGATGCGAAATTGACAGGTCTTGATATTGATTTAGTTAATGAGATTGCTAAGAGAGAGGGTATAGAGCTTACTTGGGTGGAGATGAGTTTTGATGGGCTAATTCCAGCTTTAAAAACAGGTAAGATTGATATGATAGCCTCTGCGATGAGTGCGACAGAGGAGAGGAGAAAGAGTGTGGATTTTAGCGATGTGTATTACACAACTAAGAATCTTTACATTAAGAAAAAAGATAATGAGGCTTTGAATTCTAAGGAGGATTTAGAGGGTAAGATTATAGGCGTTCAGCTTGGCACTTTGCAAGAGCCAGCGGCTAAGGCGATTAAAGATACTAAAGTGCAAAGTAATGAAAGCTTGAGCGTGATGATTATGGAGCTTAAAGAAGGTAAAATTGATGCAGTGATCGCTGATAAAGATGTTGCTAAGGGCTTTTTGAAAGAAAATGCTGATTTGATAGAATTTTTTGAAGAAGAGGACGGTAGTGAGGGCTTTAGTTTTGCTTTTGATAAAGACAAACAAAAAGAGGCGATTGAGAAATTTAATAAGGGCTTGAAAGATTTAAAAGCAGATGGCACTTATGATAAAATTTTAGCTAAATACGAGCTTAATTAA
- a CDS encoding GDP-mannose 4,6-dehydratase: MKALITGFTGQVGSQMADFLLENTDYDIIALMRWQESMDNIYHLSQRINRKDRIEIFYADLNDYSSLQKLFETHRPDVIFHLAAQSFPKTSFEIPIETLQTNIIGTANILENIRLLRQKDGYNPVVHICSSSEVYGRAPKGVRLDENTPFHGASPYSISKIGTDYLGRFYGEAYGIRTFVTRMGTHSGPRRSDVFFESTVAKQIALIEAGLQEPVIKVGNLDSTRTFQDARDAVRAYYLLSLESAKGNVPCGECFNIAGEEAFKLPEVVEILLEFSNFEGGGGAIRLLEDKNRLRPIDADYQMFDNTKIKRFIDWRAEIPVRQMLKDLLNHWRAEIKKGRIPLNR, translated from the coding sequence ATGAAAGCTTTAATCACAGGTTTTACGGGGCAAGTCGGCTCTCAAATGGCGGATTTCTTGTTAGAAAATACAGACTATGACATCATCGCCTTAATGCGTTGGCAAGAAAGTATGGATAATATCTATCATCTAAGCCAGAGGATTAACCGCAAAGACAGGATAGAAATTTTTTATGCGGATTTAAATGATTATTCAAGCTTACAAAAGCTTTTTGAAACGCACCGCCCTGATGTGATTTTTCACTTAGCCGCACAATCTTTTCCTAAAACATCTTTTGAAATCCCCATTGAAACCCTACAAACTAACATCATAGGCACGGCAAATATCCTAGAAAATATCCGCCTTTTAAGACAAAAGGACGGCTATAATCCTGTGGTGCATATTTGTAGCTCAAGCGAGGTTTATGGACGCGCTCCAAAGGGTGTGAGACTTGATGAAAACACTCCTTTCCACGGCGCTAGTCCGTATAGCATTTCTAAAATTGGCACGGATTATTTGGGACGCTTTTACGGCGAGGCTTATGGGATACGCACTTTTGTTACGCGTATGGGAACGCATAGTGGTCCAAGGCGTAGCGATGTGTTTTTTGAAAGCACGGTTGCAAAGCAAATCGCTCTCATTGAAGCAGGACTTCAAGAACCTGTCATTAAGGTAGGAAATTTAGATAGCACACGCACTTTTCAAGACGCGCGTGATGCTGTGAGGGCGTATTATTTACTATCCTTAGAGAGTGCTAAGGGGAATGTTCCTTGCGGAGAGTGCTTTAATATCGCTGGTGAAGAAGCTTTTAAACTCCCTGAAGTGGTTGAAATTTTACTTGAATTCTCAAACTTTGAGGGGGGGGGGGGTGCAATACGCCTATTAGAAGATAAAAATAGACTGCGTCCCATTGATGCGGACTATCAAATGTTTGACAATACTAAAATTAAACGCTTTATCGACTGGAGGGCGGAAATCCCAGTGCGGCAGATGTTAAAAGATTTGCTTAATCACTGGAGAGCTGAAATTAAAAAAGGCAGAATTCCTCTCAATCGCTAA
- the dcd gene encoding dCTP deaminase: MGLKADKWIREMAQKHQMIEPFCEANIGKGVVSYGLSSYGYDIRVGREFKIFTNINSTVIDPKNFLEANVVDFIGDVCIVPANSFALARTVEYFKMPDNVLAICLGKSTYARCGIIVNVTPFEPGFEGHITIEISNTTPLPAKIYANEGIAQVLFLQGDEQCDTTYKDKKGKYQKQTGITLPRILK; the protein is encoded by the coding sequence GTGGGTTTAAAAGCAGACAAATGGATAAGAGAAATGGCACAAAAACACCAAATGATAGAGCCATTTTGTGAAGCAAATATAGGCAAAGGGGTCGTAAGCTACGGACTTTCAAGCTATGGCTATGATATAAGAGTGGGACGCGAATTTAAGATCTTTACTAATATTAATTCCACCGTCATTGATCCTAAAAACTTCCTTGAAGCTAATGTGGTTGATTTCATAGGTGATGTATGCATCGTGCCTGCAAATTCCTTTGCTTTGGCTAGGACTGTGGAGTATTTTAAAATGCCTGATAATGTTTTAGCCATTTGTCTGGGTAAAAGCACTTATGCAAGATGTGGGATAATAGTTAATGTAACTCCTTTTGAGCCGGGTTTTGAGGGGCATATCACCATAGAAATTTCTAACACCACCCCCCTACCCGCTAAAATTTATGCCAATGAGGGCATAGCACAGGTTCTTTTCCTGCAAGGCGATGAGCAATGTGATACAACCTATAAAGACAAAAAAGGCAAGTATCAAAAACAAACAGGCATTACCTTACCCCGTATTTTGAAGTGA
- the hisA gene encoding 1-(5-phosphoribosyl)-5-[(5-phosphoribosylamino)methylideneamino]imidazole-4-carboxamide isomerase — protein MKSELIPAIDLIDGEVVRLVKGEYESKQSYDFKPLKKLKEYERAGAKWLHLVDLSGAKEPNKRQFELIQSLALNLNVNLQVGGGIRTKAEVKNLLESGVKRVVIGSLALTNPQLCVEILREFGADKLCLALDVKPVKEDFYLALNAWQDTSKKKLFEVLELYAKEGLRHILCTDISKDGTLSGVNVELYKQIALKFPQIHTQASGGVAGLEDLEKLKGLCGGVIVGKALLEGIFSVEEGIKCLEN, from the coding sequence ATGAAAAGTGAGCTGATACCAGCGATTGATTTGATTGACGGGGAGGTTGTAAGGCTTGTCAAGGGGGAGTATGAAAGTAAGCAAAGCTACGATTTTAAGCCTTTAAAGAAGTTAAAAGAGTATGAGAGAGCGGGGGCAAAATGGCTTCATTTAGTCGATTTAAGTGGGGCGAAAGAGCCTAATAAAAGGCAGTTTGAGTTAATTCAAAGCCTTGCTTTAAATCTTAATGTGAATTTACAAGTGGGCGGGGGCATACGCACTAAAGCTGAAGTGAAGAATTTGCTAGAAAGTGGGGTTAAACGCGTGGTTATCGGCTCTTTAGCTCTTACAAATCCACAGCTTTGTGTAGAAATTTTGCGTGAGTTTGGAGCGGATAAACTCTGCCTAGCCCTTGATGTAAAACCTGTGAAGGAGGATTTTTACCTCGCTTTAAATGCTTGGCAAGATACAAGCAAAAAAAAGCTTTTTGAAGTGCTTGAGCTTTATGCGAAGGAGGGTTTAAGGCACATTTTATGCACGGATATTTCAAAGGACGGCACACTAAGTGGGGTCAATGTAGAACTTTATAAACAAATCGCTCTTAAATTCCCACAAATTCACACGCAAGCTAGTGGAGGTGTGGCAGGACTTGAGGACTTAGAAAAATTAAAGGGGCTTTGCGGTGGTGTCATCGTAGGTAAGGCTTTGCTGGAGGGGATTTTTAGCGTGGAGGAGGGGATAAAATGTCTGGAAAATTAA
- a CDS encoding dTDP-4-dehydrorhamnose 3,5-epimerase family protein → MAIEFDIKESEILKGVFIIKPNKFKDLRGEIWTAFTQEQLAHLAPVPFKHDKFITSKKDVIRGIHGDTKTYKLATCLYGEILQVVVDCREDSPTYLKHESFVINPENQLLILAPKGFGNAHLVRSKEAVYYYKCAYEGEYVDAEDQFTYAWNDERIGVKWGIEKPILSERDMQASGS, encoded by the coding sequence ATGGCAATCGAATTTGATATCAAAGAAAGTGAAATTCTAAAAGGAGTTTTCATCATAAAACCTAATAAATTTAAAGATTTACGCGGGGAGATTTGGACGGCTTTCACGCAGGAGCAGTTAGCCCATTTAGCACCTGTGCCGTTTAAACACGATAAATTCATCACTTCTAAAAAAGATGTGATTCGTGGAATTCACGGCGATACGAAGACTTATAAATTAGCTACTTGTTTGTATGGGGAAATCTTACAAGTGGTGGTTGATTGCCGTGAGGATAGTCCGACCTATTTAAAACACGAAAGCTTTGTGATAAACCCTGAAAATCAGCTTTTAATCCTAGCGCCAAAAGGCTTTGGTAATGCGCATTTGGTAAGAAGCAAGGAGGCTGTGTATTATTATAAATGTGCTTATGAGGGTGAATATGTCGATGCAGAGGATCAATTTACTTATGCGTGGAACGATGAGAGAATCGGTGTAAAATGGGGCATTGAAAAGCCTATTTTATCAGAGCGTGATATGCAAGCAAGTGGAAGTTAA
- a CDS encoding NAD-dependent epimerase/dehydratase family protein: MPKKVLITGGAGYIGSVLTPILLQKGYEVVVVDNLFYHQVSLLPLASCKNFRFVNGDALDERLIKQEVAKADIIIPLAAFVGAPLCKKNAKLARMINYEAIKMASDFASKEQIFLYPNTNSGYGIGAKDVMCDENTPLNPISEYGKDKVEAELYLLEKGNCVTFRLATVFGVSARMRLDLLVNDFTYRAYKDKFIVLFEEHFRRNYIHVRDVVKGFIHGIENYDKMKGEAYNMGLSSANLTKRQLAETIKKFIPDFYIHSASIGEDPDKRDYLVSNAKLEATGWSADVSLEEGIQELLRAFSMMKVNAFANV, translated from the coding sequence ATGCCAAAAAAAGTTTTAATCACAGGTGGAGCAGGATATATAGGCTCGGTTTTAACGCCGATTTTACTGCAAAAGGGCTACGAAGTGGTCGTGGTGGATAATTTGTTTTATCATCAAGTCTCTCTTCTTCCGTTAGCAAGTTGTAAAAATTTTCGCTTTGTCAATGGCGACGCACTTGATGAAAGACTTATCAAGCAAGAGGTAGCAAAGGCTGATATTATCATACCTTTAGCAGCTTTTGTGGGTGCGCCTTTGTGTAAGAAAAACGCTAAGTTAGCTAGAATGATTAATTACGAAGCGATTAAAATGGCAAGTGATTTTGCAAGTAAGGAGCAAATTTTTCTTTATCCTAACACAAATAGTGGCTACGGCATAGGGGCTAAAGATGTGATGTGTGATGAAAATACTCCGCTAAATCCCATTAGTGAATATGGCAAGGATAAGGTCGAAGCCGAGCTTTACTTGCTTGAGAAAGGTAACTGCGTAACCTTCCGCCTCGCAACCGTTTTTGGTGTGAGTGCTAGAATGAGACTTGATTTACTTGTCAATGACTTTACTTATAGAGCTTATAAAGATAAATTTATCGTGCTTTTTGAGGAGCATTTTAGGCGTAATTATATCCATGTGCGTGATGTGGTAAAGGGCTTTATCCACGGGATTGAAAATTATGATAAAATGAAAGGTGAGGCTTATAATATGGGACTTAGCTCTGCAAATTTGACTAAAAGACAGCTTGCCGAAACGATTAAAAAATTCATTCCAGATTTTTATATTCATAGTGCAAGTATAGGTGAGGATCCTGATAAGAGGGATTATTTGGTAAGTAATGCCAAGCTTGAAGCCACAGGCTGGAGTGCCGATGTGAGCTTAGAAGAGGGCATACAGGAGCTTTTAAGAGCTTTTTCTATGATGAAGGTCAATGCCTTTGCTAATGTGTGA
- a CDS encoding protoporphyrinogen/coproporphyrinogen oxidase translates to MKIGIIGAGISGMSLARILKDDFEVEVLEKSSVIGGIARTKDVDGKPYHVNGGHCFNSKFDDVLDFVFNVVLKKENWNYMQRKAKVLFRDNWISYPIEFSITQIDKIDSDLAFNITSEMFQASYERGNNLEEWFVNHFGPTLSKEYFIPYNTKIWGIEPKNMDNVWIEDEKQMKLPVPTKESFFRSLMDKASDKMSHASFYYPKTNNQNTFIEAIGDGVKIVTNYEVKNITKEDNIWIVNGEKKYDILINTSPLDLIPSILKNIPSEIQNYFKQLKFNKVSNVFWETDGSLDMTWGYIPDPKIGFHRISNTGCVVQPHSKFCTQEAIGVVSYKHLVEEGKKIPFLKKPIDYNVTEHAYVFFDLNYKQAKEKTISYLDSLGLISHGRFGEWEYYNMDVCIKRSIDLAKKLKEKYKD, encoded by the coding sequence ATGAAAATAGGAATTATAGGTGCTGGAATTTCCGGTATGTCATTGGCTAGGATTTTAAAAGATGATTTTGAAGTGGAAGTTTTGGAAAAAAGTTCTGTCATTGGAGGCATTGCTAGAACGAAGGATGTAGATGGCAAACCTTACCATGTTAATGGCGGACATTGTTTCAACTCCAAATTTGATGATGTTTTAGATTTTGTTTTTAATGTAGTTTTAAAAAAGGAAAATTGGAACTATATGCAAAGAAAAGCGAAAGTACTTTTTAGGGATAATTGGATTAGTTATCCTATAGAATTTTCCATAACTCAAATTGACAAGATAGATTCTGACTTGGCTTTTAATATTACAAGTGAGATGTTTCAAGCAAGTTATGAAAGGGGAAATAATTTAGAAGAATGGTTTGTAAATCATTTTGGACCAACGCTATCAAAAGAATATTTTATCCCATATAATACTAAAATTTGGGGTATTGAGCCGAAAAACATGGATAATGTTTGGATAGAAGATGAAAAACAGATGAAATTGCCTGTCCCAACTAAAGAAAGTTTTTTTAGATCATTAATGGATAAAGCGAGTGATAAAATGTCTCATGCAAGTTTTTATTATCCGAAAACTAATAATCAAAACACTTTTATAGAGGCTATTGGAGATGGTGTAAAAATTGTTACCAACTATGAAGTGAAAAACATAACAAAAGAAGATAACATTTGGATTGTAAATGGAGAAAAAAAATACGACATTTTAATCAATACAAGTCCTTTAGATCTGATTCCAAGCATTTTAAAAAATATTCCTTCTGAAATTCAGAACTATTTTAAGCAATTAAAATTTAATAAAGTTTCCAATGTCTTTTGGGAAACTGACGGTAGTTTAGATATGACCTGGGGTTACATTCCTGATCCAAAAATAGGCTTTCATAGAATTTCAAATACTGGTTGTGTGGTACAACCTCATAGCAAGTTTTGTACTCAAGAAGCTATAGGCGTAGTTTCTTATAAGCACTTAGTAGAAGAGGGAAAGAAGATTCCGTTTTTGAAGAAACCTATTGATTATAATGTAACTGAACATGCTTATGTATTTTTTGATTTAAATTATAAACAGGCCAAGGAAAAAACCATATCATATTTAGATTCTTTGGGATTGATTTCTCATGGTCGTTTCGGAGAGTGGGAATATTATAATATGGATGTTTGCATAAAGAGATCTATTGATTTGGCTAAGAAGTTGAAAGAAAAATATAAGGATTAA
- the hisF gene encoding imidazole glycerol phosphate synthase subunit HisF has translation MLTKRIIACLDVKDGRVVKGVQFKNHKDMGDIVELAKFYSQNGIDELVFYDISASASGERVSRKWVREVAKNINIPFCVAGGIKSEADAAELLANGADKISINSPALNDPTLITRLAKNFGVQCVVVGVDSFKDESGNLKVFQYTGDENKSKHSGKNTLEWVKQVQDLGAGEVVLNMMNQDGVKKGYDLEQLRLVRELCFVPLIASGGAGEMRHFLEAFGLGIDGALAASVFHQRLIDIKELKLFLKANGVSVRL, from the coding sequence ATGCTAACAAAACGCATTATTGCTTGTTTAGATGTTAAAGACGGCAGGGTTGTAAAGGGAGTGCAGTTTAAAAATCATAAAGATATGGGAGATATCGTAGAACTTGCGAAATTTTACTCTCAAAATGGCATTGATGAGCTTGTGTTTTATGATATTAGTGCGAGTGCGAGTGGGGAAAGGGTAAGCCGTAAATGGGTGCGTGAGGTGGCTAAAAATATCAATATCCCTTTTTGCGTGGCAGGAGGTATTAAGAGTGAGGCTGACGCGGCAGAACTTTTGGCTAATGGGGCGGATAAAATTTCTATCAATTCCCCCGCCTTAAACGACCCCACTCTCATCACGCGTTTAGCAAAAAACTTTGGAGTGCAGTGCGTTGTCGTGGGTGTGGATAGCTTTAAAGATGAGAGTGGAAATTTAAAGGTGTTTCAATACACAGGCGATGAAAATAAGAGTAAGCATAGCGGTAAAAACACGCTTGAGTGGGTAAAACAGGTGCAAGATTTAGGAGCTGGGGAGGTGGTGCTAAATATGATGAATCAAGACGGCGTTAAAAAGGGCTATGATTTAGAGCAGCTTCGCTTGGTGCGTGAGCTTTGCTTTGTGCCTTTGATTGCTAGTGGGGGTGCTGGAGAGATGAGGCATTTTTTAGAAGCTTTTGGGCTTGGTATTGACGGGGCTTTGGCGGCTTCCGTGTTTCATCAAAGATTGATTGACATTAAAGAATTAAAACTTTTTTTAAAAGCAAATGGCGTAAGTGTGAGGCTTTAA